From a region of the Lysinibacillus irui genome:
- a CDS encoding CagC family type IV secretion system protein — MTNNMKATSLVLGAALVIVVCYFTTPEIVFASAGQVQAKLTNAANVVKGILTALVVLVGICAALFIIIKRMPSADDPHEKNEVFKSVGRVCALVALAAAIIWLLPWVYSLFT, encoded by the coding sequence ATGACAAATAACATGAAAGCAACGAGCTTAGTATTGGGAGCAGCTTTGGTCATCGTCGTTTGTTATTTCACAACACCCGAAATCGTTTTTGCCTCAGCTGGACAAGTCCAAGCTAAGCTCACAAATGCAGCCAATGTCGTTAAAGGTATTTTAACAGCGCTTGTGGTCTTAGTCGGAATTTGTGCAGCTTTATTTATTATTATCAAGCGCATGCCATCAGCAGATGATCCGCATGAGAAGAACGAGGTATTTAAAAGTGTCGGGCGTGTATGTGCACTCGTTGCGTTAGCAGCAGCGATTATTTGGTTACTGCCCTGGGTTTATTCATT
- a CDS encoding YitT family protein yields MKQDALKFIQKSFVLLTCVTVVSMFATFLIHANIGMGSVEALNSSMGLLTGIKIGTVAVIVNVFLILLQIIILCKEFQLIQLLQLPIVLLQGTIINFFLYEILHTVQFDSYTERLIIVIVCSVINGIMLGLLAAIQFISFPLEAACLAIHQKMNWDFGKVRFSFDIFNMLFSLAISLYLSSHLNVREGTIISGILFSLVIGYSYQFFKRQQWVQRML; encoded by the coding sequence ATGAAGCAAGATGCTTTAAAGTTTATACAAAAAAGCTTTGTGCTACTTACATGTGTAACAGTAGTAAGTATGTTTGCTACGTTCCTCATTCATGCCAACATTGGAATGGGTTCAGTAGAAGCCTTAAATAGTAGTATGGGCTTGCTAACGGGCATCAAGATTGGCACAGTAGCGGTAATCGTCAATGTTTTTTTGATTCTTTTACAAATAATCATTTTATGCAAAGAATTCCAACTCATTCAGCTGTTGCAGCTACCGATTGTGCTATTACAAGGGACCATTATTAATTTCTTTTTATATGAGATTTTACATACAGTTCAATTTGATAGCTATACGGAACGGCTTATAATCGTTATCGTTTGTAGTGTTATTAATGGTATTATGCTTGGTCTACTTGCGGCAATTCAATTTATAAGCTTTCCATTAGAGGCAGCTTGCTTAGCCATTCATCAAAAAATGAATTGGGATTTCGGTAAAGTTCGTTTTAGCTTCGATATTTTCAATATGCTATTTTCGCTAGCAATCTCGCTTTATTTAAGTAGTCATTTGAATGTACGAGAAGGGACGATTATTAGCGGAATACTATTCTCTTTAGTAATAGGCTACTCTTATCAATTTTTTAAACGCCAGCAATGGGTGCAGCGTATGCTATAA
- a CDS encoding PHP domain-containing protein — translation MKADLHLHSIYSDAADTIEQLCRLSVERNLTHISIVDHDMTMHIPESIEMAKKYNLQFIPGIEISAFDFKRNRPVHIFGYGIEAKSEHILGLCNPLQERRHAHGMWQAKKIIEAGYSLHLEEALSYAKTSGILFKQHIMRAITKAHPDTAEYKQLYKELFGNGGLVSEDIEYVDAFEAVKAIKADGGLVVVAHPGQLDSYELIEELVALGLDGIDLIHPDHDEIDHAKVRALAEKYNLFMTGGSDYHGVYSHAMDLETYCINEVPQQLLEKVVK, via the coding sequence ATGAAGGCAGACTTACATTTACATAGTATATACTCAGATGCTGCAGATACAATCGAGCAGTTATGCAGGCTATCCGTCGAAAGAAATTTAACGCATATTAGTATCGTTGATCATGATATGACGATGCATATTCCAGAAAGCATCGAAATGGCGAAAAAGTATAATTTGCAGTTTATCCCTGGTATTGAAATCTCAGCTTTTGATTTTAAGCGCAATCGCCCCGTTCATATTTTTGGCTACGGCATAGAAGCAAAGAGCGAGCACATATTAGGTCTTTGTAATCCACTTCAGGAGCGACGTCACGCGCACGGCATGTGGCAAGCGAAAAAAATAATAGAGGCAGGCTATTCATTACATTTGGAGGAAGCTTTAAGCTACGCGAAAACGAGCGGTATTTTATTTAAGCAGCATATAATGCGTGCGATAACTAAGGCACATCCAGATACGGCAGAATATAAGCAATTATATAAGGAATTGTTCGGAAATGGTGGTTTAGTGTCAGAGGATATTGAATATGTCGATGCCTTTGAAGCGGTAAAGGCGATTAAGGCAGATGGTGGATTGGTAGTAGTAGCGCACCCTGGTCAGCTGGATTCTTATGAACTAATAGAAGAGCTTGTAGCGCTAGGTCTTGATGGCATTGATTTAATTCACCCAGATCATGATGAAATAGATCATGCGAAAGTGCGCGCCTTAGCAGAAAAATATAACTTATTTATGACAGGTGGCTCAGACTATCACGGTGTTTATAGTCATGCAATGGATTTGGAGACGTATTGTATAAATGAAGTACCACAGCAGTTGCTTGAAAAAGTAGTGAAATGA
- a CDS encoding HAD family hydrolase: protein MYKVVVSDIDGTLVDQNQQISEQNLKAIQQFQNEGGIFTIATGRVEQSVQPLITQLQIKYPVILYNGGKVMDYQLKRVIYERHISIQFALGFVKMALNNKLNICIYTDKGIYILNETDTIRTYTAKDKVIVQLLPSVAFLTSHIVYKILIIDEEACFQTCYNYFEKVPMSDVTIIQSENTYLEILPANVSKGEALKVLMDYLNLPIQSAIAIGDHFNDIEMIKAAGVGVAVNNAIPTLKEYADAIVPSNIEHGVAKTIYKYCLQREWEI, encoded by the coding sequence ATGTATAAAGTAGTCGTAAGTGATATTGATGGAACATTAGTAGATCAAAATCAGCAAATTAGCGAACAAAATTTAAAAGCAATTCAGCAATTTCAAAACGAGGGTGGCATTTTTACAATTGCAACAGGTCGCGTAGAGCAATCAGTTCAGCCATTAATTACGCAACTTCAGATTAAGTATCCTGTTATTTTATATAACGGCGGCAAAGTAATGGATTACCAACTAAAGCGTGTCATTTATGAGCGACATATTTCAATACAATTTGCATTAGGCTTTGTCAAAATGGCTTTAAATAATAAGTTGAACATTTGTATTTATACAGATAAAGGAATTTACATTTTAAATGAAACGGACACGATTCGAACATATACAGCAAAGGATAAAGTAATAGTGCAATTATTACCGAGTGTCGCTTTTTTAACCTCACATATCGTTTATAAAATATTAATTATTGATGAAGAAGCATGCTTTCAAACATGCTATAACTATTTTGAAAAAGTCCCAATGTCCGATGTAACAATTATTCAATCCGAAAATACGTATTTAGAAATTTTGCCAGCGAACGTAAGTAAAGGTGAGGCGCTTAAAGTGCTAATGGATTATTTAAATTTACCAATCCAATCGGCTATTGCAATTGGCGACCACTTTAATGATATTGAAATGATTAAAGCAGCAGGGGTCGGCGTTGCAGTAAACAATGCTATTCCTACATTGAAGGAATATGCAGATGCTATTGTTCCATCAAATATAGAGCATGGCGTTGCAAAAACAATTTATAAATATTGCTTACAAAGGGAGTGGGAAATATGA
- a CDS encoding ABC transporter ATP-binding protein, which yields MTNMIEIKSVTKRFGNFTAIENLNLSIPKGQFITLLGPSGCGKTTLMRMIAGFYEIDGGEICINGKCVNHLPVHKRNTPLVFQDYALFPHLTVEENVAYGLKIKRFTKSEMKEKIQQMLDMFGLVGLEHRYPRELSGGQQQRVAFARALVQGQEVLLMDEPLSNLDTKMRVEVRNELREMQQKTNITAIFVTHDQEEALSLSDKIAVFNKGEICQFGTPWEIYNTPANKFVADFVGVANFYEVKITAIDDQLHIRTTTDIITMPKRSNNWSVGEKVSLMIRPEQMTLHKDRQQQHQGTLHLKGQICKHSFLGSSVRYTVQIEGQKWLIDDVAPTQFYEGEVYITLNTDRIHVMKHEEKAI from the coding sequence ATGACTAATATGATTGAAATTAAAAGCGTTACGAAGCGCTTCGGGAATTTTACAGCGATTGAAAACTTAAATTTATCAATTCCAAAGGGACAATTTATTACACTGCTTGGTCCATCGGGTTGTGGGAAGACAACTTTAATGAGAATGATTGCAGGATTTTATGAAATCGATGGTGGTGAAATTTGTATTAATGGAAAATGTGTAAACCATTTGCCTGTGCATAAGCGCAATACGCCATTAGTGTTCCAAGATTACGCGCTTTTCCCTCATTTAACTGTAGAGGAAAATGTCGCATACGGCTTAAAAATAAAAAGATTTACTAAATCCGAAATGAAGGAGAAAATTCAGCAAATGCTAGATATGTTCGGCTTAGTAGGACTAGAGCATCGTTATCCAAGAGAGTTAAGTGGCGGTCAGCAGCAGCGTGTAGCCTTTGCACGAGCATTAGTACAAGGTCAGGAGGTGCTATTAATGGACGAGCCCCTCAGTAACTTAGATACAAAAATGCGAGTAGAGGTGCGAAATGAGCTACGTGAAATGCAGCAAAAAACGAATATTACAGCCATTTTTGTTACGCACGATCAAGAGGAGGCATTGTCGCTTTCAGATAAAATTGCTGTCTTTAATAAAGGCGAGATTTGCCAATTTGGTACACCATGGGAAATTTACAATACACCGGCTAATAAGTTCGTGGCCGATTTTGTCGGTGTTGCCAATTTTTATGAGGTAAAAATTACGGCAATAGACGACCAGCTTCATATTCGAACAACAACAGACATAATTACAATGCCAAAGCGCAGCAATAATTGGTCAGTGGGAGAAAAAGTGAGTTTAATGATTCGCCCAGAGCAAATGACTTTGCATAAGGATAGACAGCAACAACATCAAGGAACATTGCATCTAAAAGGTCAAATTTGCAAGCATAGTTTTTTAGGTAGCTCTGTTCGCTACACTGTTCAAATTGAAGGGCAGAAATGGTTGATTGATGATGTAGCACCAACGCAATTTTACGAAGGAGAAGTATACATAACACTAAATACGGACCGCATACATGTAATGAAGCATGAGGAAAAGGCGATTTAA
- a CDS encoding ABC transporter permease, whose amino-acid sequence MKENMLQFKKKLRNEPLLMVLVFTLLTIMTFLIIYPIARVVMETNGEIFSQLWTNVRWRNSLVNTVFITILSTLSSTIVAFIFAYTIARLDVPCKGLFRIVTLLPIVSPPFIVALSYILLFGRQGIITNHLLGIPLDIYGWTGLWAVQTISFFPYAYAVIYGVVKAASIQMEYAAYNLGATKWQVFTDVFLKLCRPGIAGGALVVAMSILADFGNPMIIGGNFSVLSTEAYAQMTGWFDIPAAAMLATTMLVPALSLFLINRLWVGKRSYVTVTGKDSSLQPYPIAAWVKWLLFSFCMFVSVVVVLVYGTLVYGAFTTTWGYDWSLTLDNMVYVVGKQQEITNSIVYAVCAAVGAALLSVLVAYLVQRKQFGLNKWMDFLAVLPGAIPGVFLSLGFAFAFGGDMFSLTGTSLIIILALMIWNLPTCYSANAAALQQIGPSIEEASTNLGATGIQTYFKVLLPLVRTSFISSMVLAFLRSVTCLSVVIFIYSLKTSVGTITIIGLLSNGQWGAASAVTITLIGIAISVLLLTKLAFRLGGKTFEI is encoded by the coding sequence ATGAAGGAAAATATGCTGCAATTTAAAAAGAAGCTTCGCAATGAACCTTTGCTAATGGTATTAGTTTTCACCTTGCTAACGATTATGACATTTCTAATTATTTACCCAATTGCGCGTGTCGTTATGGAAACGAACGGTGAAATTTTTTCGCAGCTTTGGACAAATGTGAGATGGAGAAATTCGTTAGTTAATACGGTATTTATTACGATCTTATCAACGCTTTCAAGCACCATTGTCGCCTTTATTTTCGCCTATACGATAGCGCGATTAGATGTACCTTGTAAAGGTTTGTTTCGAATCGTGACACTTTTACCAATCGTGTCACCGCCATTTATCGTGGCGTTATCGTACATTTTATTATTCGGCAGACAAGGAATTATTACTAATCATCTTTTAGGCATCCCGCTTGATATTTATGGATGGACCGGTTTATGGGCTGTTCAAACAATTAGCTTTTTCCCGTATGCCTACGCGGTAATTTATGGTGTAGTTAAGGCGGCATCCATTCAAATGGAGTATGCTGCCTACAATTTAGGGGCAACGAAATGGCAAGTATTTACTGATGTCTTTTTAAAGCTCTGCCGACCAGGTATTGCGGGTGGTGCGCTAGTCGTGGCAATGAGTATTTTAGCGGACTTTGGTAACCCGATGATTATTGGTGGTAACTTTTCTGTACTTTCAACAGAGGCTTATGCGCAAATGACGGGCTGGTTCGATATTCCGGCAGCGGCAATGCTAGCAACAACAATGCTTGTACCAGCATTATCACTATTTTTAATCAATCGACTTTGGGTTGGAAAACGCTCTTATGTAACTGTTACGGGTAAGGATTCTTCACTACAGCCGTATCCGATTGCTGCATGGGTAAAATGGCTATTATTTAGCTTTTGTATGTTCGTCAGCGTTGTCGTTGTATTAGTATATGGCACGCTCGTTTACGGTGCTTTTACAACAACTTGGGGTTATGATTGGTCTCTTACGCTGGACAATATGGTATACGTTGTAGGGAAGCAACAGGAAATTACAAATAGTATTGTGTATGCTGTTTGTGCAGCAGTTGGAGCAGCATTGCTATCAGTGTTAGTCGCATATTTAGTACAGCGTAAGCAGTTCGGTTTAAATAAATGGATGGATTTTTTAGCAGTACTGCCAGGTGCAATTCCAGGAGTATTTTTAAGTTTAGGCTTTGCATTTGCATTTGGCGGGGACATGTTCTCGTTAACTGGCACGTCACTCATTATTATTTTAGCGCTTATGATTTGGAATTTGCCGACATGCTATAGTGCGAATGCGGCAGCTCTACAGCAAATCGGTCCTTCCATAGAGGAAGCGTCGACCAATTTAGGTGCAACGGGTATTCAAACGTATTTTAAGGTACTGCTACCACTCGTGAGAACATCATTTATTTCAAGTATGGTACTTGCCTTTTTACGCTCCGTAACATGCTTAAGCGTCGTTATTTTTATCTATTCCTTAAAAACATCGGTCGGCACAATTACAATTATTGGCTTATTAAGTAATGGACAATGGGGAGCTGCCTCAGCTGTCACAATTACGTTAATCGGCATTGCGATTTCAGTTTTACTTTTAACAAAGCTAGCTTTCCGATTAGGCGGAAAAACATTTGAAATATAA
- a CDS encoding ABC transporter substrate-binding protein produces MFNMKKVFSRTAMILAATVALAACGDENDAEVTNTSAQKNSSEPIVVYSSLNEDAMTRIEESFEKTTGIEMDYLLFNSAGEASSRVQAEGKSPQADVLIGGSVEFYEPLAETELLAQYASPNAKDLDPMFLNVDNYFQGWYTGVLAYVLNNERFAETVGAKGVQEPTTWEDITDPAYKDELILPNPATVGSGYIYTATQIFRKGEDEAFKYFEQTAANAHHFTASGGDSINLVSTGEFTIGLHWAHDIIKAAEKGYPIKAIIPEENAIEIGGSAILAGTDQMDESQQFIDWLLSVEGQELIRNETARYSVRDDIAPPAGVPAFSELKLIDYNRVKATEMKEDILSRFTPLTTK; encoded by the coding sequence ATGTTTAACATGAAAAAAGTGTTTAGCCGTACAGCGATGATTTTAGCAGCAACTGTTGCATTGGCAGCATGTGGTGATGAAAACGACGCAGAGGTAACAAACACATCTGCACAAAAAAATTCAAGTGAGCCAATTGTTGTCTATTCATCTTTAAACGAAGATGCAATGACACGTATCGAGGAAAGCTTCGAAAAAACTACAGGTATCGAAATGGATTACTTACTATTTAACTCGGCTGGGGAAGCGAGCTCACGTGTACAAGCGGAAGGAAAATCACCGCAAGCTGACGTATTAATTGGGGGCTCAGTAGAGTTTTATGAGCCTTTAGCTGAAACAGAGCTTTTAGCGCAATATGCATCGCCAAATGCGAAAGATTTAGATCCAATGTTTTTAAATGTGGATAACTATTTCCAAGGCTGGTATACAGGAGTATTAGCATATGTTTTAAATAATGAGCGCTTCGCTGAAACAGTTGGAGCAAAGGGTGTACAAGAGCCGACAACATGGGAAGACATTACAGACCCAGCGTATAAGGACGAACTAATTTTACCGAACCCAGCGACAGTCGGAAGTGGTTACATTTACACAGCGACACAAATTTTCCGAAAAGGTGAAGACGAAGCGTTCAAATATTTTGAGCAGACAGCTGCAAACGCGCATCACTTCACAGCCTCTGGTGGAGATTCTATTAACCTAGTATCAACAGGTGAGTTTACAATTGGTCTTCACTGGGCACATGACATTATTAAAGCAGCTGAAAAAGGCTACCCAATAAAAGCGATTATTCCAGAAGAAAATGCAATTGAAATTGGTGGTTCAGCAATTTTAGCTGGTACGGATCAAATGGATGAATCACAACAGTTTATCGACTGGTTACTTTCAGTGGAAGGACAAGAGCTAATTCGCAATGAAACGGCTCGCTACTCTGTACGTGATGACATCGCTCCGCCGGCAGGGGTACCAGCATTCTCGGAATTAAAGTTAATTGACTATAATCGTGTGAAGGCAACAGAAATGAAAGAGGATATTTTATCACGCTTTACGCCTTTAACAACAAAATAA
- a CDS encoding LacI family DNA-binding transcriptional regulator translates to MAPSIKTIAQSLGISVSTVSRALNNHPDINIQTKELVLAKAKELNYTPNAFARGLIHKKSYTVGLMIPDITDPFFADIAREIEKVLFPAGYQVVYGSTARDAEKEKEFIKNAVSRQFDGLILTPDHFDEQLIELLQTLKIPVVFLRRRGVSQLNIPYIDVDHYKAACEAVQYLIELGHKEIGFLSMPDTSFTGQMRKQGYVDTLAKNRLNPLFEEGGRTIEDGREGMHQLLQKHEVTAVFAANDLLGIGALEYLTVHNIRIPEEISVIGFDNIEISALHWIQLTTMDQPRKQMGQQVANLLLQTIQALDKNESLPEQPALIEANLLKRLTCQKL, encoded by the coding sequence ATGGCACCGAGCATTAAAACGATCGCGCAATCATTAGGAATATCCGTTTCAACTGTTTCCCGTGCGCTGAACAATCACCCAGATATTAATATTCAAACGAAGGAGCTTGTATTAGCGAAGGCGAAGGAGCTAAATTATACGCCAAATGCATTTGCGCGTGGCCTCATACACAAAAAGAGCTATACAGTTGGTCTCATGATTCCTGATATTACCGATCCCTTCTTTGCGGATATTGCAAGAGAAATCGAAAAGGTATTGTTTCCAGCAGGGTATCAAGTTGTATATGGAAGCACCGCTCGTGATGCGGAGAAGGAGAAGGAATTTATAAAAAATGCCGTATCGAGACAATTTGACGGTTTAATTCTGACGCCCGATCATTTCGATGAACAGCTAATCGAACTACTACAAACACTCAAAATTCCGGTTGTATTTTTAAGAAGGCGGGGTGTGTCACAGCTAAATATTCCCTATATAGATGTGGATCATTACAAGGCTGCTTGTGAAGCAGTGCAATATTTGATTGAGCTAGGGCATAAAGAAATCGGCTTTTTAAGTATGCCAGATACCTCCTTCACAGGGCAAATGCGAAAGCAAGGATATGTAGATACACTAGCAAAAAATCGGCTAAATCCTTTGTTCGAAGAAGGTGGGCGTACGATTGAGGATGGCCGTGAAGGAATGCATCAGTTGCTACAAAAGCATGAAGTTACTGCCGTATTTGCAGCAAATGATTTGTTAGGAATTGGCGCACTCGAATATTTAACCGTACATAATATTCGTATTCCTGAAGAAATATCAGTAATTGGATTCGATAATATCGAAATCTCAGCCTTACATTGGATTCAGTTAACGACAATGGATCAGCCCCGTAAACAAATGGGGCAGCAAGTAGCAAACCTATTATTACAAACTATTCAGGCACTCGATAAAAACGAGTCATTGCCAGAACAACCAGCATTAATAGAAGCAAACCTATTAAAAAGGCTAACGTGCCAAAAATTATAA
- a CDS encoding IS6 family transposase, which produces MEKEQLFKWKHFQPEIILLTVRWYLRYNLSFRNLVEMMEERGLSMAHTTIMRWVHQYGPVLDKRVRRHLKPTNDSWRVDETYIKVKGQWMYLYRSVDSDGNTIDFYLSESRDKQAAKRFFKKALAFSHVSKPRVITVDKNPAYPLAIQELKEEKQLPEGIQLRQVKYLNNIIEQDHRFIKKRIRPMLGLKSLRTAKRIIAGIEAMHMIKKGQTLQGRKSVQNQKEFIHQLFGLAA; this is translated from the coding sequence ATGGAAAAGGAACAACTATTCAAGTGGAAACACTTTCAACCTGAAATTATTTTGTTAACAGTGAGATGGTACCTTCGGTACAACTTGAGCTTTCGTAATTTAGTTGAGATGATGGAAGAACGTGGATTATCAATGGCCCACACAACCATTATGCGATGGGTTCATCAATATGGACCGGTATTAGATAAAAGAGTTCGACGTCATCTTAAGCCAACAAATGATTCCTGGAGAGTCGATGAAACCTATATCAAAGTAAAAGGTCAATGGATGTATCTATATCGTTCCGTTGATTCAGATGGGAATACCATTGATTTTTATTTAAGTGAATCAAGAGATAAACAAGCAGCCAAGCGCTTTTTTAAGAAGGCCTTGGCTTTTTCGCACGTTTCTAAACCCCGAGTGATAACAGTAGACAAGAACCCAGCTTATCCCCTCGCTATCCAAGAATTAAAAGAAGAAAAGCAGCTACCCGAAGGCATTCAACTAAGGCAAGTTAAATATCTCAACAATATCATAGAGCAGGATCATCGCTTTATTAAAAAACGAATTCGCCCGATGCTTGGATTAAAGTCCTTACGGACTGCCAAACGAATTATTGCTGGGATAGAGGCTATGCACATGATTAAAAAAGGGCAGACTCTCCAAGGGAGGAAGTCTGTCCAAAATCAAAAAGAATTCATCCATCAACTTTTTGGATTAGCAGCTTAA
- a CDS encoding thermonuclease family protein encodes MNWKRILTISLLTLSLAACEDDQTSPKKEPSIIYEVNEQMMAKSDSGVGEEVPELESNQEKVKFLWASDGDTAVFERIDNSKGSIGEQIKVRFLLIDSAEIKDKETGKPQPFAEAAKARTTELLQSAKEIIIETDEGDHYDKYQRLLAYVFVDGVSVQEILLEEGLAKVKYVFPPNIRYLDQFKEAEKIAINEGVGLWE; translated from the coding sequence ATGAACTGGAAACGAATACTTACAATCAGTTTATTGACCCTATCATTAGCTGCTTGTGAGGATGATCAAACTAGTCCTAAGAAAGAGCCATCTATTATTTATGAAGTAAACGAGCAAATGATGGCAAAATCAGATAGTGGAGTCGGTGAAGAAGTACCTGAATTAGAATCTAATCAGGAGAAAGTTAAGTTTTTATGGGCAAGTGACGGTGATACTGCGGTATTCGAAAGGATTGACAATAGCAAGGGGAGTATCGGGGAGCAAATAAAAGTTCGTTTTTTACTTATCGATAGTGCTGAGATTAAAGATAAAGAAACTGGAAAGCCCCAACCTTTTGCTGAAGCGGCCAAGGCACGAACTACAGAACTCTTACAGTCCGCAAAAGAGATAATAATAGAGACTGATGAAGGGGATCATTATGATAAGTACCAGCGATTATTGGCCTATGTATTTGTGGACGGTGTATCTGTACAAGAAATCCTTTTAGAAGAGGGGTTAGCGAAGGTAAAATATGTGTTCCCTCCAAACATCCGTTACCTAGATCAATTTAAAGAAGCAGAGAAAATTGCAATTAATGAGGGTGTTGGATTGTGGGAATGA